TGGATACAGACGGCCACGAAGCCGTTACGAGACAGGAGGTTCTGTCATGGCCCACTCGTCCGCAGCAGCCGCTCCGCGACGCCGCGCAGACGGCCCTGCCCCCTCACCGACCGGTCCGGCGCACGACGTCCACCCCGTACTCCGGCGCGCCACGGCGCCGCCCGCCGCTCTCGATCTCCTCGCCCAGGCCCGCGCCGGCCTCGAAGAGGCAGCTGTTCTCGACGTACCGAACGAGCGCTATGCCACCGCCCACCTCGCCGCGCTGCGCACCGCCGCCGCGGTGCTCGCCGTCCGGGGGCGCCCCGAGACCTCCCGGCGGCGCCGGGAGAGGATCCGCAGTGCCTGGGAGGTCCTGCCGGAAATCGCCCCCGAGCTCACCGAGTGGAGCGCCCTGTTCGCCTCCGGCGCCCGTCGCCGGGCGCGGGCGGAAGCGGGCATACCCGGCGCCGCCGGCCGGCGGGACGCGGACGATCTGCTGCGTGATGCCGCGATGTTCCTTCGCCTGGTGGAGCGGCTGCTGGTGCTCCAGCCGGTCCTTCCGCAACCCCGGGGGGAGCGGTCCGATACGGGATGACGGCGACGGCGGTGCGAGGCCATAGGCTGGACGCGACCTATCGCCCGCCCGCCGTTCACGCTCCGCCGTCAGCGGCGGCACCGTGCCGAGGAGACAACTGCCGTGTCGGACCAGCTGCGCCCCCGTGCCTCCCTTCGTACCGCCGTGGTCTGGGAGGTCCTCAAGGACGCTCTCGACCGGCAGGTCAAGGCGACCGGCAGGGACGCCCTGGACGTACTGGACACCGGTGGCGGTACGGGCAACTTCGCCGTGCCCGTCGCCCGTCTGGGCCACCGGGTCACCGTCGTCGACCCCAGTCCCAACGCGTTGTTCGCGCTGGAGCGCCGCGCCGCCGAGGCCGGGGTCGCCGACCGGGTCCGCGGGGTCCAGGGCGACATCCTCGGCCTGTTCGACGTGGTGGGGC
This genomic interval from Streptomyces sp. NBC_00464 contains the following:
- a CDS encoding SAV_6107 family HEPN domain-containing protein, which encodes MAHSSAAAAPRRRADGPAPSPTGPAHDVHPVLRRATAPPAALDLLAQARAGLEEAAVLDVPNERYATAHLAALRTAAAVLAVRGRPETSRRRRERIRSAWEVLPEIAPELTEWSALFASGARRRARAEAGIPGAAGRRDADDLLRDAAMFLRLVERLLVLQPVLPQPRGERSDTG